The [Flavobacterium] thermophilum genome has a segment encoding these proteins:
- the ycfH_3 gene encoding Uncharacterized deoxyribonuclease YcfH produces the protein MIDAHIHLDQYTDIEEQINRWQEAGIIGVVAVSTDLRSSHRTLELKQRFPSFVYAAIGFHPEQPLPSEADWNEWTELVKQERPLLAAIGEVGLPYYSAEACAKLPAYQERLTEIAAIAADASLPLALHAVYDRAETALAILLQAGVRQAHFHWLKAEPAVVKQIVQCGYYISITPEVCYRERDKQLLSLVPIEQLLLETDGPWPFAGPFAGKLTTPLWLLDSARAVAAHYGRDIEQVKTMITANTKRLYG, from the coding sequence ATGATCGACGCTCATATTCATCTCGACCAGTACACGGACATCGAGGAACAAATCAACCGTTGGCAAGAAGCGGGCATCATCGGCGTCGTCGCCGTATCCACCGATTTGCGCTCAAGCCACCGAACGCTCGAGTTGAAACAGCGATTCCCTTCCTTCGTCTACGCCGCCATCGGTTTTCATCCCGAGCAACCGCTGCCAAGCGAAGCCGATTGGAACGAATGGACAGAGCTTGTCAAGCAAGAGCGGCCGCTGCTCGCCGCCATCGGCGAAGTCGGGCTGCCATACTATTCAGCGGAAGCATGCGCCAAGCTGCCCGCGTATCAAGAACGATTAACCGAAATCGCGGCCATCGCCGCCGATGCCTCCTTGCCGCTCGCCCTTCACGCCGTCTACGACCGCGCCGAAACCGCCTTGGCCATCTTGTTGCAAGCTGGTGTCCGACAAGCCCATTTCCACTGGCTGAAGGCCGAGCCTGCCGTGGTCAAACAAATCGTCCAATGCGGCTACTACATCTCCATCACGCCGGAAGTGTGCTACCGCGAGCGCGACAAGCAGCTGTTATCCCTCGTTCCCATCGAGCAGCTGCTCCTTGAAACCGATGGCCCATGGCCGTTTGCAGGCCCGTTTGCCGGAAAACTGACAACGCCGTTATGGCTATTGGACTCCGCGCGAGCCGTGGCGGCACACTATGGCCGAGATATCGAACAAGTCAAAACCATGATCACGGCGAACACAAAACGGCTTTACGGTTGA
- a CDS encoding metal-dependent hydrolase — translation MDHNERVRQQLIKSVSGLSDEQLNTRAAKGSWTIAQVLEHLYLIETSIAAMIAHTLKHGESQPVEEKPIHLTVDRSKKVEAPDFARPDNRFFTRHELEEKLHQSRQRLRQITEQANPADLEAKSFPHPIFGPLNLKQWVEFVGYHEQRHLAQIEEIKVQLP, via the coding sequence ATGGATCATAATGAGCGAGTGCGCCAACAGCTGATCAAAAGCGTTTCCGGGCTGTCGGACGAACAGCTGAACACCCGGGCGGCGAAAGGGAGTTGGACCATCGCCCAAGTGCTCGAACACCTGTACTTAATCGAAACATCGATCGCAGCCATGATCGCCCATACATTAAAGCATGGCGAGAGCCAGCCGGTTGAGGAAAAACCGATCCACTTGACCGTTGACCGTTCCAAAAAAGTGGAGGCGCCTGATTTCGCCCGCCCGGACAACCGCTTTTTCACTCGACACGAACTGGAAGAAAAATTGCATCAATCGCGGCAACGGTTGCGCCAAATCACAGAGCAAGCCAATCCGGCTGACTTGGAAGCCAAATCGTTCCCGCATCCCATTTTTGGGCCACTGAATTTGAAGCAATGGGTGGAATTTGTCGGCTACCATGAACAGCGCCACCTCGCGCAAATTGAAGAAATCAAGGTACAGCTTCCGTGA
- the gsiD_3 gene encoding Glutathione transport system permease protein gsiD: protein MRAFRNVYFAAGFIIAAGLLLASFFYSYWLKDIIPQPPKQIYNEAGRLVDVPPYPPSWAHPFGVDRQGEDVFWKVIDGAKYTIVTALAVSLLRLVFGTVGGIVYAFYLQKFRFIAESIVRAFRFVPAIFLTMLFFAFIPLEEQGAGMGVLIKQLLVLAAVALPPLMLVIGNDIAVFLQNEFVVSSRLMGADHVWLIRKHVLPYMRPRLFLLFTQQTVQSLLLLVHLGAFQILLGGVKVIYDSDGLGPPEKVALSLSNEWSGLIGLSYREMMLDQWIVVGPCVAFIVAIFAFKLMGKGLEQVIAGKGKRKQRKKQRSSSGKTASFPPQQGDFEFVLYKIDRC from the coding sequence ATGCGCGCATTCCGCAACGTGTATTTTGCGGCAGGGTTTATCATCGCGGCTGGTCTATTGCTGGCCAGTTTTTTCTATTCTTATTGGCTGAAAGACATCATTCCCCAGCCGCCGAAGCAGATCTACAATGAGGCTGGGCGGCTCGTTGACGTTCCTCCATACCCGCCGAGCTGGGCCCACCCGTTTGGCGTCGATCGCCAAGGTGAAGACGTGTTTTGGAAAGTCATCGATGGGGCGAAATATACGATTGTCACCGCATTGGCGGTCAGTTTGCTGCGGCTTGTGTTTGGGACGGTCGGCGGAATCGTGTATGCTTTTTATTTGCAGAAATTTCGGTTTATTGCCGAGTCCATCGTCCGCGCCTTTCGGTTTGTGCCGGCGATCTTTTTAACGATGCTCTTTTTTGCTTTCATTCCATTGGAGGAGCAAGGAGCTGGAATGGGAGTGTTGATCAAACAACTATTGGTGCTTGCGGCTGTTGCTCTTCCGCCGTTAATGCTGGTCATCGGCAATGATATCGCTGTCTTTTTGCAAAATGAATTTGTCGTTTCTTCCCGGCTGATGGGAGCTGATCACGTTTGGCTCATCCGCAAGCACGTTCTCCCGTATATGCGGCCGCGGCTGTTTTTGCTGTTTACCCAGCAGACGGTGCAGTCGCTCTTGCTGCTTGTGCATCTCGGGGCGTTTCAAATATTGCTAGGAGGCGTAAAAGTTATATATGATTCCGATGGGTTGGGCCCTCCGGAGAAGGTGGCGCTCTCCCTTTCGAACGAATGGTCCGGCTTGATCGGTCTTTCCTATCGGGAAATGATGCTTGACCAATGGATTGTTGTCGGGCCGTGTGTTGCCTTTATCGTTGCCATTTTTGCCTTTAAATTAATGGGAAAAGGGTTAGAGCAAGTGATCGCTGGAAAAGGAAAACGGAAGCAGCGGAAAAAACAGCGGAGTTCATCGGGAAAAACCGCTTCTTTTCCGCCGCAGCAGGGCGATTTTGAATTTGTACTTTATAAGATAGACAGGTGTTGA
- a CDS encoding conjugal transfer protein TrbA, translated as MPIIVNLDVMLAKRKMSVTELSERVGITMANLSILKNGKAKAIRFSTLEAICKALDCQPGDILEYRSDEGESNP; from the coding sequence ATGCCGATTATCGTGAATCTTGATGTCATGTTGGCGAAGCGGAAGATGAGCGTCACCGAGCTGTCGGAGAGAGTCGGGATCACGATGGCGAATTTGTCGATCTTGAAAAACGGGAAGGCGAAGGCGATCCGTTTCTCGACGCTCGAAGCCATTTGCAAGGCGCTCGATTGCCAGCCCGGGGACATTTTGGAGTATCGAAGTGATGAAGGGGAGTCAAATCCGTGA
- the sapB_2 gene encoding Peptide transport system permease protein sapB: MKKWKLALTVLADLLLTIFTIMAIIAFAQSYSLFPSPQMITVFWQQFQQLFWSFFSIRDITVSLSQWHNAPLLSTMMEPYAYSLVILWGALAVSFLIAVTGAYICFLLPRPLQKMVKEIAFFLESIPDVIFIFSTQLFVIWVFKKTDLLIVNPVAGFDNVYVLPIVMISILPSILLFQMTFLAFTEEKDKPYVEYALAKGLSKTAVLWRHMFRNALITVFSNVQYLFWFMLSNLLVAEYLFNMHGLFRFLYEQLHTPEVVAIVLPCCFCHFTSLMWPGNE; encoded by the coding sequence ATGAAGAAATGGAAGCTCGCCTTGACGGTGCTGGCGGATTTGTTGCTTACCATTTTCACGATTATGGCGATTATCGCGTTTGCGCAAAGCTATTCCTTGTTCCCGAGCCCGCAAATGATCACGGTATTTTGGCAGCAATTTCAGCAGCTGTTTTGGAGCTTTTTTTCTATTCGTGATATAACGGTTTCGCTCTCGCAATGGCACAATGCTCCCCTGCTCTCAACGATGATGGAGCCGTATGCCTATTCCCTTGTTATTTTATGGGGGGCGCTGGCTGTTTCCTTCCTTATAGCCGTTACGGGAGCCTACATCTGCTTTTTGCTTCCGCGTCCGCTGCAAAAAATGGTTAAAGAAATCGCGTTTTTTCTTGAGTCGATCCCCGATGTTATTTTTATTTTTTCTACGCAACTGTTTGTCATCTGGGTGTTTAAAAAGACAGATTTGCTTATTGTCAATCCTGTTGCCGGTTTTGACAATGTATACGTGCTGCCGATTGTCATGATTTCCATTTTGCCTTCCATTCTGCTGTTCCAAATGACATTTCTTGCGTTTACGGAGGAAAAAGACAAGCCATACGTCGAATATGCGCTAGCGAAAGGATTGTCAAAAACGGCAGTGCTATGGCGCCATATGTTCCGCAACGCGCTGATCACCGTGTTTTCCAACGTCCAATATTTGTTTTGGTTTATGCTGTCGAACTTGTTAGTGGCGGAATATTTGTTTAATATGCACGGATTGTTCCGGTTTTTGTATGAGCAGCTCCATACGCCGGAAGTAGTGGCTATCGTCTTGCCATGCTGTTTTTGCCATTTTACCTCATTGATGTGGCCGGGAAACGAGTGA
- a CDS encoding Protein of uncharacterised function (DUF3036), translated as MKRETLFLKASLVLIGLPVLALCLFLVPALAKVAVKLVPTFPWIKYFVYLVFEASALPFYFALYQAFRLLVYIDRNDAFSEASVKALKTIKHCAVAISGLHLLVLPLFYLFAEKDDAPGVIFVGLIVPFASLVIAVFAAVLQKLLQQAIEIKQENELTI; from the coding sequence ATGAAACGGGAAACGTTGTTTTTGAAGGCGTCTTTAGTGTTGATCGGCCTTCCGGTTTTGGCATTGTGCCTATTTTTGGTTCCTGCGCTTGCGAAGGTGGCGGTCAAGCTGGTGCCAACGTTCCCTTGGATCAAGTATTTTGTTTATCTTGTGTTTGAGGCGTCCGCGCTGCCGTTCTACTTCGCGTTGTATCAGGCGTTCCGGTTGTTAGTGTATATTGACCGAAACGACGCGTTTTCCGAGGCGTCGGTGAAAGCGTTAAAGACGATCAAACATTGCGCTGTCGCCATCAGCGGGCTGCATTTGCTTGTCTTGCCGCTGTTTTACTTGTTCGCCGAGAAAGACGATGCTCCGGGAGTCATCTTCGTCGGTCTGATTGTGCCGTTTGCGTCGCTTGTCATCGCTGTGTTCGCCGCGGTGTTGCAAAAGCTGCTGCAGCAGGCGATTGAAATCAAACAAGAAAATGAGTTGACCATTTGA
- a CDS encoding Uncharacterized integral membrane protein codes for MKGEKQELAVDESPPFGLMIVRVRQFGRTSRLIKAFVQLVRFGWAQAQSCVFPVVIFASLALTKIAPLPLLPRYDWLLVICLLMQWWMVRSGMETRGELKVITLFHVIGLALELFKVRMGSWSYPEEGYTKIFGVPLYSGFMYASVASYLCQAWRRMKVELVRWPPFWLVVPLAAAIYLNFFTHHYWVDVRWWLSSLVMLVFWRSWVTYEVGGVRYRMPLVLSFLLIGFFIWIAENIATFFGAWQYPNQVKAWSLVHVGKVSSWCLLVIVSFLIVATLKQVKTMAVTGAVERSHEDGKSL; via the coding sequence TTGAAAGGGGAAAAGCAAGAGCTAGCGGTGGACGAATCTCCACCGTTTGGCCTCATGATCGTCCGGGTGCGCCAGTTTGGCAGAACGTCGCGGCTGATCAAAGCGTTTGTGCAGCTTGTTCGCTTCGGTTGGGCGCAGGCGCAATCTTGCGTGTTTCCGGTTGTCATTTTTGCCTCATTGGCGCTGACGAAGATCGCGCCGCTTCCGCTATTGCCGCGGTATGATTGGCTGCTTGTTATTTGCCTGCTCATGCAATGGTGGATGGTGCGGTCAGGGATGGAAACGCGGGGTGAACTCAAAGTGATCACCTTGTTCCACGTCATTGGACTTGCGCTCGAGCTGTTTAAAGTGCGCATGGGTTCGTGGTCGTATCCGGAAGAGGGGTATACGAAAATCTTTGGCGTGCCCTTGTACAGCGGCTTTATGTATGCGAGCGTCGCCAGCTATCTTTGCCAGGCGTGGAGAAGAATGAAAGTGGAGCTTGTGCGATGGCCGCCGTTTTGGTTGGTCGTTCCGCTGGCTGCGGCGATTTACTTGAATTTTTTCACCCACCATTATTGGGTGGACGTTCGTTGGTGGCTCTCGAGCCTCGTCATGCTTGTCTTTTGGCGGTCATGGGTGACGTATGAGGTCGGGGGAGTCCGCTACCGGATGCCGCTTGTTTTGTCCTTTTTGCTGATCGGGTTTTTCATCTGGATCGCGGAAAACATTGCCACCTTTTTTGGCGCTTGGCAATATCCAAACCAGGTGAAGGCGTGGAGCCTTGTTCACGTAGGAAAAGTGAGCTCCTGGTGTTTGTTGGTCATTGTCAGTTTTCTCATCGTGGCGACGTTAAAGCAAGTGAAAACAATGGCTGTGACAGGGGCAGTGGAGCGTTCACATGAAGATGGAAAATCGTTGTAA